A window of Sphingomonas adhaesiva contains these coding sequences:
- a CDS encoding LysR family transcriptional regulator codes for MDVTGRSGEMAVFAAVAEHGSLSAAARSLGLTPSAVSRIVARIETRLGVRLLVRTTRALALTAEGQAYLRAALRILADMAEVEDAIADQASPRGRLRVTASLAHGRLYVVPLLGDFTARYPGILVDLNLSDRIVDVLGGQADVAVRFGQLADSPLTARKLGETGRVVVASPDYLARAGTPQVPDDLAAHNCLSFNFRRAEPGWPFREDGQDRALAVTGSIEANNGESLAQLARAGVGIARVGRFAVEEDIASGALVPLLEAFNPEDREPLHALFVGGSTTPARVRVFVDFLVERLAGRVE; via the coding sequence ATGGACGTGACCGGACGATCGGGCGAGATGGCGGTGTTCGCCGCCGTCGCGGAACATGGCAGCCTGTCCGCTGCCGCCCGCAGCTTGGGACTGACGCCGTCCGCAGTCAGCCGGATCGTCGCGCGGATCGAGACGCGGCTGGGCGTACGGCTGCTGGTTCGCACAACGCGCGCGCTGGCGCTGACCGCCGAGGGCCAAGCCTATCTGCGCGCCGCACTCCGCATCCTCGCCGACATGGCCGAGGTCGAGGATGCCATCGCCGATCAGGCGTCGCCGCGTGGGCGGCTGCGTGTCACCGCCTCGCTGGCGCACGGACGGCTCTATGTCGTGCCGCTGCTCGGCGACTTCACCGCGCGCTATCCCGGCATCCTGGTCGACCTGAACCTGTCGGACCGGATCGTCGACGTGCTGGGCGGGCAGGCCGACGTCGCGGTGCGCTTCGGCCAGCTCGCCGACAGCCCGCTCACCGCCCGCAAGCTGGGGGAGACGGGGCGGGTGGTGGTCGCTTCGCCCGATTATCTCGCCCGCGCGGGCACGCCGCAGGTGCCCGACGACCTTGCCGCCCACAACTGCCTGAGCTTCAACTTCCGCCGCGCCGAACCCGGCTGGCCGTTTCGCGAGGACGGGCAAGACCGCGCGCTGGCGGTGACGGGATCGATCGAGGCGAACAACGGGGAGTCGCTGGCGCAGCTTGCCCGTGCGGGCGTCGGCATCGCACGGGTCGGACGGTTCGCGGTGGAGGAGGATATCGCCAGCGGCGCATTGGTGCCGCTGCTGGAGGCGTTCAACCCGGAGGACCGCGAGCCGCTCCACGCGCTGTTCGTCGGCGGGTCGACGACGCCGGCACGGGTGCGGGTGTTCGTCGACTTCCTGGTCGAGCGGCTCGCTGGCCGGGTCGAATAG